In one Drosophila albomicans strain 15112-1751.03 chromosome X, ASM965048v2, whole genome shotgun sequence genomic region, the following are encoded:
- the LOC117578209 gene encoding disintegrin and metalloproteinase domain-containing protein 12 isoform X15 → MWITLASLFVIIAQLCELVQCAGEADYTLDDSFWNEESPVGEVERLLKEYRQNQELVRRIGGHYYQIIYPVQLRHHEKMGISTREVSVPKVRKDLHKRNTRKIETDTMPGQRPRPHDDSGFSRGRTKKHFHRTSLLIKAFNHKFRLDLELNSQLLSPNIQQKHYHVGGYLVDGNRHDIEHCYYHGTVKDYPGASAAFHTCNGVSGVIHIGNETFVIHPFYGGDLSKHPHVIFEARTKANKGCANSGNLDSWRLSRRTKHLSAGVVDEIHPNGAGRYKRDVREATKYIETAIIVDKAMFEKRNGSTRAEVIHDAIQVANIADLYFRTLNTRVSVVYIETWGKNQAAIDGSKDISKAISNFNDYTSRNLFQIERDTTQLLTGETFAGGEAGMAVPETVCTPRAVGISVDVNVYEPHLLAGTMAHMIGHNIGMGHDDGREECFCRDWHGCIMAQSIVGQENVQPYKFSECSKKDYIDALRTGHGLCLLNKPNEIELRRNCGNKVIEEDEECDCGTFEECALDPCCDGITCKLKSEAQCASGACCDQCRLRPKDYICRDSHNECDLPEYCDGEVGQCPIDIYKKNGSPCGLSKLGVSGYCFQGYCPTLTLQCEAIWGYGGFAADRQCYEQFNSKGSINGHCGRDANEHYIKCEPENVQCGTLQCKEGERQPVNDGIDQLYSRTIISIKGQEYECKATSGQVGSNSYPEHGLVKDGTPCGDNLICLNQTCVSLFPHVDSTKCPTNKQGQECSEHGFCTNANRCFCDMGWGGTDCSTVVLLTTPLPTEALPTPENTIKMEKKETPYANRAIWRGNS, encoded by the exons AAGCTGATTATACACTCGATGATTCGTTTTGGAACGAAGAAAGTCCTGTTG GCGAAGTGGAACGCTTACTCAAAGAGTATAGACAAAATCAGGAGCTTGTGCGTCGTATCGGTGGGCATTATTATCAGATAATCTATCCGGTACAGCTGCGTCATCATGAGAAAATGGGAATCTCAACTCGTGAAGTCAGTGTCCCAAAGGTACGCAAAGATTTGCATAAGAGAAATACTAGAAAAATCGAAACAGACACAATG CCAGGACAACGACCACGCCCACACGATGACAGTGGATTTAGCAGAGGTAGAACAAAG AAGCACTTCCACCGCACTTCGTTGCTCATCAAGGCATTTAATCACAAATTTCGATTGGATTTGGAATTAAACTC TCAACTACTTTCGCCCAACATACAGCAGAAACACTATCACGTTGGTGGATATCTCGTTGACGGCAATCGACAT GACATCGAGCATTGCTACTATCATGGCACAGTGAAGGATTATCCGGGAGCAAGTGCTGCCTTTCACACCTGCAACGGAGTTAGCGGCGTCATTCACATTGGCAACGAGACCTTTGTGATTCATCCCTTTTACGGCGGAGATCTGTCG aAACATCCGCACGTCATTTTCGAAGCACGCACCAAGGCCAACAAAGGATGCGCAAACTCTGGCAATTTGGACTCTTGGAGACTGTCGCGACGGACCAAACACCTGTCGGCGGGCGTTGTCGATGAAATCCATCCAAATGGGGCGGGGCGTTACAAGCGAGATGTGCGCGAGGCCACCAAATACATTGAGACGGCCATCATAGTGGATAAGGCCATGTTCGAGAAGCGCAATGGGAGCACACGTGCAGAGGTGATACACGATGCCATACAGGTGGCCAATATAGCTGATCTG TATTTCCGCACGCTGAACACTCGTGTCTCGGTGGTATACATTGAGACGTGGGGCAAAAATCAGGCGGCCATCGATGGCAGCAAGGACATCAGCAAGGCAATATCCAATTTTAACGATTACACCTCTAGGAATCTCTTTCAAATCGAACGCGATACCACACAGCTGCTAAC TGGAGAGACTTTTGCGGGTGGCGAGGCTGGCATGGCAGTGCCCGAGACAGTTTGCACACCGCGTGCCGTTGGTATCAGCGTCGATGTGAATGTTTACGAGCCGCATCTGTTAGCTGGGACCATGGCCCACATGATTGGACACAACATTGGCATGGGCCATGACGATGGTC GTGAGGAATGCTTCTGTCGGGACTGGCACGGATGCATAATGGCACAGTCAATAGTCGGTCAGGAGAATGTGCAGCCATACAAATTTTCGGAATGCAGTAAAAAGGATTACATTGACGCATTGCGCACGGGTCACGGTCTTTGTTTACTCAACAAGCCCAATGAG ATCGAGCTGCGGCGCAACTGCGGCAACAAAGTGATCGAGGAGGACGAGGAGTGTGACTGTGGCACATTCGAGGAGTGCGCTTTGGACCCATGCTGTGATGGCATCACATGTAAGCTCAAGTCGGAGGCACAGTGTGCCAGCGGTGCCTGCTGCGACCAATGCCGG CTGCGACCCAAGGATTACATCTGCCGCGACTCGCACAACGAATGTGATTTGCCCGAATATTGTGATGGCGAGGTCGGTCAATGTCCCATTGATATCTACAAAAAGAACGGCTCACCTTGCGGTCTCAGTAAATTGGGAGTTTCAG GCTACTGCTTCCAGGGCTATTGTCCAACGCTGACGCTGCAATGCGAGGCTATCTGGGGCTACGGCGGCTTTGCGGCCGATCGCCAGTGCTACGAGCAGTTCAATTCAAAGGGTTCAATCAACGGTCACTGCGGTCGCGATGCCAACGAGCATTACATCAAATGCGAACCAGA GAACGTCCAGTGCGGCACGCTGCAGTGCAAGGAGGGCGAGAGGCAGCCAGTTAACGATGGCATCGACCAGCTTTACTCTCGCACCATAATCTCCATCAAAGGGCAGGAGTATGAATGCAA GGCGACCAGCGGTCAAGTGGGCTCCAATAGCTATCCCGAGCATGGCCTGGTCAAGGATGGGACTCCGTGTGGCGATAATTTGATTTGCCTTAACCAAACGTGCGTCAGTCTTTTCCCTCATGTGGATTCAACCAAGTGCCCAACGAATAAGCAGGGTCAAGAGTGCTCAGAGCATGGT TTCTGCACGAATGCGAACCGATGCTTTTGCGATATGGGCTGGGGCGGCACAGACTGCAGCACCGTGGTGCTGTTGACCACACCACTGCCAACGGAAGCATTGCCAACGCCGGAGAATACAATCAAAATGGAGAAGAAAGAAACTCCATATG CCAATCGGGCGATTTGGAGGGGCAACAGTTAA